The segment CCATTCGCCTTCATTCAATTTATTTCTTCTGGCTGGAACGAGCTACTCTGCGTTATCCTTGAAATGAGCATCCAGCAGGTCCTGCACTTTCTGAGTCGTAAGCGGTTTGGTAAGATAGGTGATGTGACTGGCAGCCGCCCGCGCTGTGTCTTGGTTATGCTCTGAAGTGGTCAACAGTGCCAGGACTACATCTTTCCGGAAAGACTCGCTTAGTTTCTCAAACAGCGCTAGGAACTCAAACCCATCCATCACGGGCATGTTAATGTCCAGGAGAATAAGCGAGGGTTTGAAGTATTCGCCCGTAAGCTCTGCATGCCCCTCACTAATAGAGTAGAGATAGTCAAAAGCCTGCTTCCCGTTGCGGAACTCCCTAATCTTGTCTGTGATCTGCATCCGGTTCAGCAAGCGGTGGTTCAGGAAGTTATTGGTGTCGTCGTCGTCAATAAGTAAGATGCCCTTTAGTTTTTTCATACCCGTTTTCCGGTGTCTTGGTCATGGTTAACAAAATACAACAG is part of the Rufibacter tibetensis genome and harbors:
- a CDS encoding response regulator, producing MKKLKGILLIDDDDTNNFLNHRLLNRMQITDKIREFRNGKQAFDYLYSISEGHAELTGEYFKPSLILLDINMPVMDGFEFLALFEKLSESFRKDVVLALLTTSEHNQDTARAAASHITYLTKPLTTQKVQDLLDAHFKDNAE